In Zingiber officinale cultivar Zhangliang chromosome 9B, Zo_v1.1, whole genome shotgun sequence, the genomic window caaccctttgacctacttgactcttcttcatatgtaactggtcaaaccctgaccagagggaaattgtatcaacaatctctccaaccGGAAGattacatctgcaatctccatgtattgtcaaatatcaaaatctaaatatcaaaactcaaacttagtcaactaGGTTAAATTTAACCTAAGAATATTGCACTAACATATAGTGGATAATGTATGTGAATTAAGAATGGATCCTTATATTAGTTATCTCAAAGTAATGAATATCAAGTAAAATAGAAAGAGTTCGCATCGTACTTATTTTGCTTTAAGTTTTGGTTGTCAATCAAAGTCAAAGAAGCGAAGCGACCATCGACCATCCATACTTGATAAATGGTACAAGTTACAGATATTCTCTTTACTTGGTTTTGCCATGAAGATCCTCCTTTTTTTTATGCATCCATTTATTTGATATTAATCCTTAGTGTGCACGATTGATCTTCATCCAATATTATCACTCGATCTGTTCTCATAAGCATTTACTATCCTGACATTTAAAAAACATGCACTCATTCCAATATATATATTACTATATAAATCACAATCATCAATTGTCAATATTTGTTTTTGGTCTTTTGTTACCAACTTTTCTGTATATGTTATCGAAATGAACGGTTAGACATATATGAGTCTCATTTCCAATAGAACCTAGCTAAACTGGAGGGACATTTATTAATTGGCTAGATTTGTCCTACTGCTCTACAaatcaatttatttaattaacaagTGATATAGatccattttaatttatttaattaatcaagaCCATATAATTTGTCTGCAATGATTCTTGATACTATTTTTTTCCCCATTAATTAACAGAGTACTATATTTGAGTTTTAAGTACCGTAAATTTACCTCCTCGATCCGATCCGATCCAATCCGATCCTCATCTATAAATAGATGGGGGGAGTTGCTCGATACTCTGAACACGCAATCACTTGAGCGAAGTGAGTGATATATTAATTAACCATGGCTGCCCTCGTCATGCTCTCTGTTGCTGTCCTCCTCGGCCTCCTACTGCCTTCCTCCACAGCCGACAGATGTTTTCTCAGAAACGGCGAAACGCTGAAGAACGGCGATTCCCTCACCCAAGGGGACTATGCCTTGACCATGCAGACCGACTGCGGCCTGGTGTTGTACCACAACGGCCAGCCCGTGCGGAACATCTCTGAAGATACCATCGGCAAAGGCGAAAACTGCCTCCTCCACCTTCATGACAACGGCGACCTCGCAATCTACAACTATAAGGACGAAATCCCGATATTTATTTGGGCGACCGGCA contains:
- the LOC122023165 gene encoding curculin-2-like; its protein translation is MAALVMLSVAVLLGLLLPSSTADRCFLRNGETLKNGDSLTQGDYALTMQTDCGLVLYHNGQPVRNISEDTIGKGENCLLHLHDNGDLAIYNYKDEIPIFIWATGTNGVDGHYILVLMTDAVAIYGPEKIFYDGPYLQPKNRKIAMKQKTDNFELEKVQGEIAKCKRQLDFAEEAIV